In the Clostridium beijerinckii genome, one interval contains:
- a CDS encoding zinc ribbon domain-containing protein yields MFFIGIFGIENKNKEIKILDNLNCKKCNKVFRGKLIKNFNYFHFFFIPLFRWNIKYYIICDGCGANFSISVDKGKAIENNEPVNITYWDLDELESSNYRDNYNSGICRNCGMEVDPSFQFCPHCGNRIKF; encoded by the coding sequence ATGTTTTTTATAGGTATATTTGGCATTGAAAATAAAAATAAAGAAATAAAGATTTTAGACAATTTAAACTGTAAAAAATGTAATAAAGTTTTTCGTGGAAAGCTGATAAAAAATTTTAATTATTTTCATTTTTTCTTTATTCCGCTTTTTAGGTGGAATATAAAATATTATATAATATGTGATGGATGTGGAGCTAACTTTAGTATTTCAGTAGACAAAGGAAAAGCCATTGAGAATAACGAACCTGTGAATATAACTTATTGGGATCTTGATGAGCTAGAAAGCAGTAATTATAGAGATAATTATAATAGTGGTATATGCAGGAACTGTGGTATGGAAGTTGACCCAAGTTTTCAATTTTGTCCTCATTGTGGGAATAGGATTAAATTTTGA